The genomic interval CGGTCGCGGCGCCGCGCTCGGTCCGCGTCTTGCCGTCCACCAGCAGGTCCATGTCGTAGGTCGTGTAGAGAATCACCGTCGCCCCATAGGCCTGGAACTCCGTCGTCGGAAACACGAGCCGCGTCAGCCTGCCGCCGCCCGCGGCGAAGCCGCGCGACGCCTCGAGGTTCGACTCGAGACTGCCGAACCGCGACGACGAGTCGATCGTGATCAGCTCCGGCGCGAGCAGGGAGGTGAGCTGCTTCGCGTCGCCGGCGAACCACGAGCGCCAGACCCCCTCGCGGGTGGCGAGCACCTCGCGCTTCTCGGCGTCGCCGAGCGGCCGCAACTGCGACATGCGGCGGGCGAACTCGTCGGCGTGGTACGACGTATTCGACGCCACCTGCACCCAGCGCCGCGGCTCCTTGTGGAAGACGTCGAGGATCGTCAGCTTCTGCGTGACGCGCTGGGTCCCGCGCACGCCATCCACGTCGAGCACGAACGAGGCGACGGCGGTGTCGCCGTAGAAGACGACGTCGAAGTCGGAGATGCGATACCCCACCATGCCCTGCCCCTTCGGCGTGCGCGGATCGAAGGTGGCCTCGTTCATGTAGCCGTCGCGGCCGCGGATCACATGGTCCGATTCCGGCGTGAAGCCACGCCAGTCGGCGCCGTGTGTCGCCTCCAGGGTCCGGCGATCCTTGTCGACGAAGGCCTGACAGATGATCTCGATCTCGCGCTTGATCTGCGCGGCGTCGGCGGCGCGCGAGGCGGGGATGCTTTGCGCGGCCGCTCGAGGGGCCAGGGCTGCGAGCACGATGCATGCGAGGATGGTCTTCATGGCCACATCGTCGGCCCGCCGCCGCGGCACGGCAAGAACGAATCCGGCAGCGGCGCGAACTTTGACGCGAACGGTCGGCGCGGTCCCCGGCGAGGAGGGATAATCCGCCGGCGTGGCTGCAAATCGGGTGCGTCCGTGGATGCTGGTGTCGGCCGCGTGGATCGGCCCGGCGGTGCTCGGCGCCGTCAACGAGGTCGCACAGCGCCGCCTGTGGGGGGGCGAGCGGGCCGGACTGGGCCAGATCCTGTTTGCGAGCGGCGACTGGCTGATCTACGCGTTCCTGACGCCGCTGGTCTTCGCGGTCGCGCGGCGATGGCCGATCGCGCGCCCGCACCTGGCGCGCCGCGCGCTGCTGCACGCCGCGATCTCGCTGGTGTTCTGCGCCGCCTGGGCGGGCACCGGCACGCTGCTGAAGGTCGCCCTGCTCGGCGTCCCGCCGGAAGGATGGCTGCTGCCGTTCGTCAGTTGGACGTTCATTACCCTGCCCTTCGGCGTGTCGGTCTATCTCGCCGTGGTCGGCATCGAACACGCGATCCGCTACTTCGTCGAGGCGCGCGATCGGGAGATCCAGATGGCGCGGTTGTCCGAACAGCTGTCGGGCGCCAGGTTCGCCGCGCTGCAGGCGCAGCTCAATCCCCACTTTCTCTTCAACACCCTGAACACCATCGCCGTGCTCGTGCGCGACGGCGATCGCGCCGGCGCGTCGCGCATGGTCGAGCAGCTCAGCGACGTGCTGCGGCGGACGCTGAACCGGGGACGCGCGAACGAAGTGCCGCTCGACGAGGAGCTCGAGCTGGTGCGGCAGTACCTCGCCATCGAACAGGCGCGCTTCCCCGATCGCCTGCGCGCCGACATCGACGCCGATCCGGCGCTCGGCGCCGCGGCGATCCCGAGCTTCGCGGTGCAGCACCTGGTCGAGAATGCGATCCGGCACGGCATCGCGGGAAGCGCCGCCGGCGGACGCGTCCGCGTCTCGGCCAGCCGCGACGGCGGCTCGCTGGTGGTCGCCGTCTCGGATGACGGCCCCGGCTTCGACGTGACCGCACTGCCGGAGCGGCACGGCCTGGCAAATACCCGGGACCGCCTGCAGGCCCTGTACGGGCGCGCCGGGGCGCTGACGCTGGAGAGCCGGCCGGCGGGCGGGACGGTCGCAACCCTGCGCGTGCCGTATCATGAAGCGGCGCCGGATATCGAAGATGGCGGATGAATGGACCGTGCTGATCGCGGATGACGAGCCGGCCGCCCGCCGTGGCGTCCGCCAGCTCCTGGCGGGCTACGCGGAATTCACCGTCTGCGGCGAAGCCCGCAACGGCGCGGACGCGCTCGCGGCGCTGGACGCCCGCCGGCCGGATCTGCTCTTCCTCGACATCCAGATGCCCGGGCTCGACGGCTTCGACGTCATCCGGCGCCGCACGCCCGAGCGGATGCCGCTCCTCGTATTCCTCACCGCCTACGATCAGTTCGCGCTCCGCGCGTTCGAGGCGCAGGCGCTCGACTATCTCGTCAAGCCCGTCACCGAAGCGCGCTTCGCCGCGACGATGGCGCGGGTGACGAGGCAGCTGCGTGCCGCACGGGCGATCGAGCCCGAGCCGCCGATCGTCGTCACGACCGCGAAAGGGATCACCGTCCTGCGCCCTCGCGATATCGACTGGATCGAGTCGTCGGACAACTACGCCCGGCTGTGGATCGGCGGCCGGAGTTATCTCCTGCGCGAGTCGATGCGCGAACTGGAGCGGCGGATCGGCGCGCGCGGGTTCGTCCGCGCGCACCGCCGCGCGCTGGTTCGCGTCGGCGCCGTGACGGAGGTCGCGACCACGGCGGGCGGCGGCGTCGTCGCGCGCCTCGAGAGCGGCGCCACCATTCCCGTGTCCCGGCGTCTCCGTCCGGCGTTCAGCGCCGCGGTTCGCACCGGAACGCGGGTGGATCTGACGTGAAGCTGATCAGGCTGGCGGCGGTCGTCATTCTCGTGGCCTGGGCCGGCACGGCTGCCCGACAGCCGCAGTTCGACGTACTGATCGCCGGCGGCACCGTCTACGACGGGACCGGCGCGCCGGGCGTGCGCGCCGACGTCGGCATCACCGGCGATCGCGTGGCGGCGATCGGACCGCGGCTCGATCCGACGCTCGCCGGCACGGTCATCGACGCCTCCGGCCTGGCGGTCGCCCCCGGTTTCATCAACATGCTGTCGTGGGCGACGGAGTCGCTGCTGCACGACGGGCGCTCGCAGAGCGACATCCGCCAGGGTGTGACCACCGAAATCTTCGGCGAAGGCACGTCGATGGGGCCGCTGACGGCGGAGATGCGCGCCCGCTGGACGCGTCAGCAAGGGGAAATCAAGTTCGACATCACCTGGACGACGCTGCGGGAGTACCTCGAGCTGCTCGAAAGGACAGGCGTGTCGCCGAACGTCGCGTCGTTCGTCGGCGCCGCGACGGTCCGCGAGTACGTCGTTGGACTGGAGGATCGAAGACCGACCGCGCGCGAGCTGGAGCAGATGCAGGCGCTGGTGCGGCAGGCCATGGCGGACGGCGCGCTCGGCGTCGGCTCGTCGCTGATCTACGCACCCGGCTTCTACGCGAGCACCGGGGAGCTGATCGCGCTGGCGGCAGCGGCAGGGGAATATCACGGCAAGTACATCTCGCACATCCGCAGCGAAGGCAATCGCCTCGAGGAGGCGGTCGCCGAACTGATTCGCATCAGCCGCGAGGCGCGGGTGCCGGCGGAGATCTACCACCTCAAGGCGGCCGGCGAGCGCAACTGGCCGAAGATGGACCGCGTGCTCCGGACCATCGAGGCGGCACGCGCCGAGGGGCTGCGCATCACCGCCGACATGTACCTCTACACGGCGGGAGCAACCGGGCTCGACGCCGCGCTGCCGCCGTCCGCGCTGAGCGGAGGCTGGGAGGCGTTGTTCGAGCGAATCCGCAATCCGGCGGAGCGCGCGAAGCTCCGCGCCGCCATCGTCACGCCGACCCAGGACTGGGAGAACCTCTATCTCGCGGCGGGCTCGGCGGAGCGGGTGGTGCTGGTCGCCTTCAAGAACGAGCAGCTCCGCCACCTGACCGGCCGCACGCTCGCGTCGGTGGCCGCCGAGCGGCGGCAGCGTCCGGAAGACACGATTCTCGACCTGATCCTCGAGGATCAATCGCGCGTCGGCACGGTCTACTTCCTGATGTCCGAAGAGAACATCAGGACGCAGCTGAGCAAGCCGTGGGTGTCGGTCGGCTCCGACGGCGGGTCGTTCGCGCCCGAGGGCGTGTTCCTGGCGTCGAACCCGCACCCGCGGGCCTACGGCAACGTCGCGCGGCTTCTCGGCAAGTACGTGCGCGACGAGAAGGTGATCACGCTGGCCGATGCGGTGCACCGGCTGACCGGGCTGCCGGCGGCAAACCTCGGACTCGATCGGCGCGGCATGCTGAAGCCGGGCTTTTTCGCCGACGTCGCCGTCTTCGATCCGGCGACGATTGCCGACCGGGCGACGTTCGAGAAGCCGCACCAGTACGCCGTCGGCATGAAACACGTGCTCGTGAACGGACGCATCGTCCTGAAGGACGGCGAGCACACGGGCGCCACACCGGGGCGGGCGCTGAAGGGCCCCGGCGCGAAGTAGGTTCCACCCGGAAGGGGGACACATGGTCACCGTACAAGACGACGAGACCGCGCGGCTGGCGGCGCTGCGGCAGTACCGGATTCTCGACACCGAACCGGAGCGCGCCTTCGACGACCTCGCCCTGCTCGCCTCGCAGATCTGCGAGACGCCGATCGCGCTCATCACGCTGGTCGACGCGGACCGCCAGTGGTTCAAGGCGCGCACCGGCATCGCCGAGACCGAGACGCCGCGGGCGATCTCGTTCTGCACCCATGCCATCAAGCAGCAGGACCTCTTCATCGTCCCGGACGCCCGCGACGACGATCGATTTCGCGACAATCCCCTGGTCACCGGCGGGCTGTTCGTGCGGTTCTATGCCGGCGCTCCGCTCGTCACCCCCGAAGGGCACGCGCTCGGCACGATTTGCGTCATCGACTGCGTGCCGCGCACGCTGACCGCCGAGCAGCGCGAGGCGCTCGACGCGCTCAGGCGCCAGGTACAGGCGCAACTCGAGCTGCGGCGCAATCTCTACGAGTTGAAGGCGGCGCTGAAGGCACGGGACGAGGCGGAAGCGGACGTGGTCAAGTTGAGCAGCCTGATCCCCTACTGCTCGACGTGCCAGCTCGATCTCACGCTGCCTGCCGAGCCGTCCGCGATCCCGCAGATCACCGACGGGGTCACCGCGGTGCTGCGCGGCAAGCGATGGCCCGAAGAGGACGTCATGGCGGTCGAACTCTCGCTGCAGGAAGCGATCGCCAATGCGGTGCGTCATGGCTGCCAGGGCGATCCCACCAAGCGCGTCCAGTGCTGCGTGAACGTCGATGCCGCCGGCGAGGTGGTCATCGTCGTGCGGGATCCGGGCCCGGGGTTCGATCCGTCGAAGGTGCCCGATCCGCTCGGTCCCGAGAACCTGTTCAAGCCGAGCGGGCGCGGCGTGTTCCTGATCAACGGACTGATGGATCAGGTCACCTACACGGACGGCGGCCGCGAGGTCCAGATGCGCAAGCGGAGCGAACCGGTCTAGCCGGGATCTCTTTCGGCCGCGATCCCCGGGCGGCGGCTATAATGGCCGTCCCGCTATGGCGTCCCCGCCTCACGCGCCGCGGGC from Vicinamibacterales bacterium carries:
- a CDS encoding nuclear transport factor 2 family protein codes for the protein MKTILACIVLAALAPRAAAQSIPASRAADAAQIKREIEIICQAFVDKDRRTLEATHGADWRGFTPESDHVIRGRDGYMNEATFDPRTPKGQGMVGYRISDFDVVFYGDTAVASFVLDVDGVRGTQRVTQKLTILDVFHKEPRRWVQVASNTSYHADEFARRMSQLRPLGDAEKREVLATREGVWRSWFAGDAKQLTSLLAPELITIDSSSRFGSLESNLEASRGFAAGGGRLTRLVFPTTEFQAYGATVILYTTYDMDLLVDGKTRTERGAATEIFVRQGDRWIHTGWQLAPSTR
- a CDS encoding histidine kinase, producing MAANRVRPWMLVSAAWIGPAVLGAVNEVAQRRLWGGERAGLGQILFASGDWLIYAFLTPLVFAVARRWPIARPHLARRALLHAAISLVFCAAWAGTGTLLKVALLGVPPEGWLLPFVSWTFITLPFGVSVYLAVVGIEHAIRYFVEARDREIQMARLSEQLSGARFAALQAQLNPHFLFNTLNTIAVLVRDGDRAGASRMVEQLSDVLRRTLNRGRANEVPLDEELELVRQYLAIEQARFPDRLRADIDADPALGAAAIPSFAVQHLVENAIRHGIAGSAAGGRVRVSASRDGGSLVVAVSDDGPGFDVTALPERHGLANTRDRLQALYGRAGALTLESRPAGGTVATLRVPYHEAAPDIEDGG
- a CDS encoding LytTR family DNA-binding domain-containing protein — its product is MADEWTVLIADDEPAARRGVRQLLAGYAEFTVCGEARNGADALAALDARRPDLLFLDIQMPGLDGFDVIRRRTPERMPLLVFLTAYDQFALRAFEAQALDYLVKPVTEARFAATMARVTRQLRAARAIEPEPPIVVTTAKGITVLRPRDIDWIESSDNYARLWIGGRSYLLRESMRELERRIGARGFVRAHRRALVRVGAVTEVATTAGGGVVARLESGATIPVSRRLRPAFSAAVRTGTRVDLT
- a CDS encoding D-aminoacylase, giving the protein MKLIRLAAVVILVAWAGTAARQPQFDVLIAGGTVYDGTGAPGVRADVGITGDRVAAIGPRLDPTLAGTVIDASGLAVAPGFINMLSWATESLLHDGRSQSDIRQGVTTEIFGEGTSMGPLTAEMRARWTRQQGEIKFDITWTTLREYLELLERTGVSPNVASFVGAATVREYVVGLEDRRPTARELEQMQALVRQAMADGALGVGSSLIYAPGFYASTGELIALAAAAGEYHGKYISHIRSEGNRLEEAVAELIRISREARVPAEIYHLKAAGERNWPKMDRVLRTIEAARAEGLRITADMYLYTAGATGLDAALPPSALSGGWEALFERIRNPAERAKLRAAIVTPTQDWENLYLAAGSAERVVLVAFKNEQLRHLTGRTLASVAAERRQRPEDTILDLILEDQSRVGTVYFLMSEENIRTQLSKPWVSVGSDGGSFAPEGVFLASNPHPRAYGNVARLLGKYVRDEKVITLADAVHRLTGLPAANLGLDRRGMLKPGFFADVAVFDPATIADRATFEKPHQYAVGMKHVLVNGRIVLKDGEHTGATPGRALKGPGAK
- a CDS encoding ATP-binding protein; amino-acid sequence: MVTVQDDETARLAALRQYRILDTEPERAFDDLALLASQICETPIALITLVDADRQWFKARTGIAETETPRAISFCTHAIKQQDLFIVPDARDDDRFRDNPLVTGGLFVRFYAGAPLVTPEGHALGTICVIDCVPRTLTAEQREALDALRRQVQAQLELRRNLYELKAALKARDEAEADVVKLSSLIPYCSTCQLDLTLPAEPSAIPQITDGVTAVLRGKRWPEEDVMAVELSLQEAIANAVRHGCQGDPTKRVQCCVNVDAAGEVVIVVRDPGPGFDPSKVPDPLGPENLFKPSGRGVFLINGLMDQVTYTDGGREVQMRKRSEPV